A stretch of Paenibacillus sp. URB8-2 DNA encodes these proteins:
- a CDS encoding M42 family metallopeptidase: MNQETLDMFKVLTEFPSAPGFERELRKLVKEAMAPYTDEFVHDRLGSLFGVLRGDENGPKIMVAGHFDEVGFMVTGITDNGMIRFQPLGGWLASAVSSQRLQIITPKGTITGIVGSTPIHLLSQEERTKAGDIKKMFIDIGAESREEAMEFGVAPGQQIVPICPFTPLANPKKILAKAWDNRYGVGLAIELVKELSGKKLPNTVFAGATVQEEVGLRGAGTAANLLQPDIFFGLDASAAADMTGDRQAFGRIGDGALLRILDPTMITHRGLLEYVQDTADTHRIKYQYFVSQGGTDAGQVHLSGIGVPSAVIGICSRYIHTPASIVHTDDIDAAKELLIKLVEGLDHTTLQTIIERS, encoded by the coding sequence ATGAACCAGGAAACCCTTGATATGTTCAAAGTTCTCACCGAATTCCCTTCCGCTCCCGGCTTCGAACGCGAGCTGCGTAAGCTTGTAAAGGAAGCCATGGCGCCTTATACGGACGAATTCGTCCATGACCGGCTGGGCAGCCTGTTCGGCGTTCTTCGCGGCGATGAAAATGGACCGAAAATAATGGTAGCCGGCCATTTTGACGAAGTCGGATTTATGGTTACCGGCATAACCGATAACGGAATGATCCGGTTCCAGCCGCTCGGCGGCTGGCTGGCTTCCGCCGTATCCTCGCAGCGGCTGCAGATCATTACGCCCAAAGGGACGATTACAGGAATTGTCGGCAGTACGCCCATTCATCTCCTCAGCCAGGAAGAGCGTACGAAAGCCGGTGATATCAAAAAAATGTTCATAGATATCGGCGCGGAAAGCCGCGAGGAAGCCATGGAATTCGGCGTCGCTCCCGGACAGCAAATCGTTCCGATCTGTCCCTTCACCCCTCTCGCCAATCCGAAAAAAATATTGGCCAAAGCCTGGGACAACCGTTACGGCGTAGGACTCGCCATCGAGCTGGTTAAGGAGCTCAGCGGCAAGAAGCTGCCGAACACCGTCTTTGCCGGCGCAACCGTGCAGGAAGAAGTAGGCCTCCGGGGGGCTGGGACGGCGGCCAACCTGCTTCAGCCGGATATTTTCTTCGGGCTTGATGCAAGCGCAGCCGCGGATATGACGGGAGACCGTCAGGCGTTCGGACGGATTGGCGACGGCGCGCTGCTGCGCATCCTCGATCCGACGATGATCACCCATCGGGGGCTGCTTGAATACGTGCAGGACACGGCGGATACGCACCGGATCAAGTATCAGTATTTTGTCTCCCAGGGAGGGACGGATGCGGGTCAGGTCCATTTGAGCGGAATCGGCGTTCCCTCCGCCGTAATTGGCATCTGCTCCCGTTATATCCATACACCGGCTTCCATCGTCCATACCGACGATATCGACGCGGCCAAAGAGCTGCTGATCAAGCTGGTGGAGGGACTGGACCATACCACCCTGCAGACCATTATTGAACGGAGCTAA
- a CDS encoding BglG family transcription antiterminator has product MKSKMTARQRQMIMLLLDSSEEITAAEIAGNIGVSVRTVHREMEDTEHILHDFGLALSRKSGKGIQVNGAEKGLEQLRVFLEEEKPAEYSGEERQIFELCSLLETNEPLKLFALAHTLKVTVATVSNDLDELEPWVRKFGLQLVRRRGYGVEIAGGEADKRRALSRLAAEHLDQSDLVSRVPRTGGSIVFRKLLAAVGQGRLLTVESLLWDMEWSWTSELTENVYMELLLGLSVSVRRGEIGMVIRSAEDAVYSRKSELRNISGSEEFVKRLEEELGLKLPKAEIVYISGLLDRAQESISSAEFVYGDIGLMDTVYRLTEQVVKQTGIPFQGDRILREGLLEHIELAIRRIREGTRIRNPLLGPIRKDYHYLFRIIREAVEELGLEYAVPDEEIAFLVMHFGASAERLNQLNLKVRAILVCASGLSSSRLLGERLRKEMPQLEIRGNVSWYEAARMPGEDYELIISTIDLPLEKDKYIKISPLLTAEEIDKLLRYIQNTAQMENNSSALPEQDQPSDVEEAADRIKSYKGLLDEIEGLIDRFRCCPLENEGANLPGTIRKMLDKLHGRGVTDAPEILLEKLLERERMASQVIPDTGLALFHTRSSHVHLSSLTAYRLKQPLVLDDNIEVGTVLLMLAPRKLSKESLEVLSEISAMLLDSELVGLLEERTEQEIRTYLSAGLLRFFENKM; this is encoded by the coding sequence ATGAAAAGTAAGATGACCGCCAGACAGCGCCAGATGATTATGCTTCTTCTGGATAGCAGCGAGGAAATAACGGCTGCGGAAATAGCCGGAAACATTGGTGTCAGCGTGCGAACCGTTCACCGGGAAATGGAGGATACCGAGCATATCCTCCATGATTTCGGACTGGCCCTAAGCCGGAAATCCGGAAAAGGCATTCAGGTGAACGGAGCGGAAAAGGGACTTGAGCAGCTCCGAGTCTTTCTGGAAGAAGAAAAACCGGCGGAGTATTCCGGTGAAGAACGCCAAATATTCGAGCTGTGCTCGCTGCTAGAGACGAATGAGCCTTTGAAGCTGTTCGCCCTGGCGCATACCTTGAAAGTGACAGTAGCCACCGTCAGCAACGATCTGGATGAACTGGAGCCGTGGGTCCGCAAATTCGGACTTCAGCTTGTGCGAAGGAGAGGCTACGGCGTCGAGATCGCCGGCGGCGAAGCCGACAAACGGCGTGCGCTCAGCAGGCTGGCTGCCGAACATCTGGATCAATCGGATCTGGTCAGCCGGGTGCCCCGGACGGGAGGAAGTATTGTCTTCCGGAAGCTGCTCGCCGCCGTTGGCCAGGGCAGATTGCTGACCGTGGAGAGTCTCCTGTGGGATATGGAGTGGAGCTGGACATCCGAACTGACGGAAAATGTCTACATGGAGCTGCTGCTCGGCCTGTCCGTCAGCGTAAGGCGCGGGGAAATCGGTATGGTTATCCGCAGCGCCGAGGATGCGGTCTATTCCCGAAAGTCCGAGCTCCGGAACATTTCCGGCTCGGAGGAGTTCGTTAAACGGCTGGAGGAAGAACTGGGACTGAAGCTCCCGAAAGCGGAGATTGTATATATCTCAGGCTTGCTGGACCGGGCGCAGGAATCTATTTCATCCGCGGAGTTCGTTTACGGGGATATCGGGCTGATGGATACCGTGTACCGTCTGACGGAACAGGTTGTCAAACAGACGGGGATTCCGTTCCAGGGCGACCGCATCTTGAGGGAAGGACTGTTGGAGCATATCGAGTTGGCCATCAGGCGAATCCGTGAAGGAACCCGCATCCGCAATCCGCTGCTGGGACCAATCCGCAAGGACTACCATTATTTGTTCCGGATTATCCGCGAAGCGGTTGAAGAGCTGGGGCTCGAATATGCCGTCCCCGATGAGGAGATCGCCTTTCTGGTCATGCATTTCGGCGCCTCGGCGGAGCGGCTGAATCAATTGAACCTCAAGGTTCGGGCCATTCTCGTCTGCGCAAGCGGCCTCAGTTCTTCCCGGCTGCTGGGGGAGCGCCTGAGAAAGGAAATGCCTCAGCTTGAAATTCGGGGCAATGTTTCCTGGTACGAAGCGGCCCGAATGCCCGGGGAAGATTACGAGCTGATTATTTCGACTATCGATCTTCCACTGGAGAAGGACAAATATATCAAAATAAGCCCGCTCCTGACGGCGGAAGAAATCGACAAGCTGTTACGCTACATCCAGAACACGGCCCAGATGGAAAACAACAGCTCAGCTCTTCCCGAACAGGATCAACCGTCTGACGTAGAAGAAGCCGCGGACCGGATCAAAAGCTACAAAGGGCTGCTTGATGAGATCGAAGGATTGATCGATCGCTTTCGGTGCTGCCCGCTTGAAAATGAAGGGGCGAATCTGCCTGGTACCATCCGGAAAATGCTGGATAAGCTGCACGGCAGGGGCGTGACCGATGCTCCGGAAATCCTTCTGGAGAAACTGCTGGAGCGGGAGCGGATGGCCAGTCAGGTCATACCGGATACCGGCCTTGCGCTGTTCCATACCCGCAGCAGCCATGTGCATCTGTCTTCATTGACCGCGTACCGGCTAAAGCAACCGCTTGTTTTGGATGACAATATCGAGGTCGGAACAGTTCTTCTGATGCTTGCCCCGCGCAAGCTGTCGAAGGAAAGCCTGGAAGTGCTTAGCGAGATAAGCGCCATGCTGCTCGATTCGGAGCTGGTGGGTCTGCTGGAGGAGAGGACGGAGCAGGAAATCAGGACCTATCTGTCCGCCGGGCTTCTGCGTTTTTTCGAAAATAAAATGTGA
- a CDS encoding PTS sugar transporter subunit IIA — MSILSEDKIVMNAAAKDKYEAIAIAGHLLVLGDHVTEEYVPKMLEREEVVSTYMGGGLAIPHGTKDAKPYIKSAGLSVARFQEGVDFGGDEPAFVVIGIAAAGDEHMEILTNVAMIFTEDDAIERVMNAVSPADIIGIFEGGVTQQ, encoded by the coding sequence ATGAGCATACTGTCGGAAGATAAAATTGTGATGAACGCTGCCGCCAAAGACAAATACGAAGCGATTGCGATCGCTGGCCATCTGCTGGTTCTAGGGGATCATGTGACGGAGGAATATGTTCCAAAGATGCTGGAACGGGAAGAAGTCGTGTCCACTTACATGGGAGGCGGACTCGCCATCCCCCACGGCACAAAGGATGCGAAGCCGTATATCAAATCCGCGGGATTGTCCGTCGCCCGCTTTCAGGAAGGGGTCGATTTCGGGGGCGACGAGCCGGCGTTTGTTGTAATCGGCATTGCGGCAGCGGGGGACGAACATATGGAGATCCTCACTAACGTGGCTATGATCTTTACCGAAGACGACGCGATTGAACGGGTTATGAATGCCGTAAGTCCAGCCGACATTATCGGGATTTTTGAAGGAGGTGTCACTCAACAATGA
- a CDS encoding mannitol-1-phosphate 5-dehydrogenase, with product MKAVHFGAGNIGRGFIGLLLSQSGYEVTFVDVNEEVVRELQERGEYTVTLASEGRETVTVSNVNALSGAFQREEVAAAVANSHLITTAVGVSVLKHIADVIAKGVSQRLSGGSSEPLHIIACENAIGGSARLKELVYAKLDEETRSKADTMIAFPNAAVDRIVPLQQHEDILKVVVEPFYEWVVDSSQMIPGYKKVEGVHYVDNLEPYIERKLFTVNTGHCSAAYLGYLQGYETIQQAMEDEELTALVREVLEETGAVLVQKHGLDPKEHSKYIDKNLERFRNPALTDEVSRVGRSPVRKLSPADRLVSPAMQAYDRNLSFSALARSMAGALLFDVAEDPEAAELQASIADAGLEATVTMYTGIPAGHEIHEAVLKHYHELSPANALKRLDELKQA from the coding sequence ATGAAAGCTGTTCATTTTGGAGCGGGCAATATCGGAAGAGGCTTTATCGGGCTGCTGCTGTCGCAATCGGGCTATGAAGTGACCTTTGTGGATGTAAATGAAGAGGTGGTGCGTGAGCTGCAGGAACGCGGCGAATACACCGTTACCCTGGCCAGCGAAGGCCGGGAGACGGTAACGGTAAGCAACGTGAATGCGCTCAGCGGCGCCTTCCAGAGAGAGGAGGTGGCGGCTGCCGTCGCCAATTCGCATCTTATAACAACGGCAGTTGGTGTTTCTGTTCTGAAGCATATTGCGGATGTCATTGCGAAAGGGGTGTCGCAGCGGTTATCGGGCGGTTCATCCGAGCCGCTCCATATCATTGCCTGCGAGAATGCGATCGGCGGCAGCGCGCGGCTTAAAGAGCTGGTCTACGCCAAGCTTGACGAAGAGACCCGGAGCAAGGCCGATACAATGATCGCTTTTCCGAACGCCGCGGTGGACCGGATCGTTCCGCTTCAACAGCATGAGGATATCCTGAAGGTTGTTGTGGAACCTTTTTATGAATGGGTAGTCGATTCTTCGCAAATGATTCCGGGGTACAAAAAAGTGGAAGGTGTTCACTATGTCGATAATCTGGAGCCTTATATCGAGCGCAAGCTGTTCACGGTGAACACCGGACACTGCTCGGCCGCCTATCTTGGCTATCTTCAGGGCTACGAAACGATTCAGCAGGCGATGGAGGACGAAGAACTCACCGCTTTGGTTCGCGAAGTGCTGGAAGAAACCGGAGCCGTATTGGTGCAAAAGCACGGCCTGGACCCGAAGGAGCACAGCAAGTATATCGATAAAAATCTCGAGCGCTTCCGAAATCCGGCGCTGACGGATGAGGTGTCTCGGGTCGGACGTTCTCCGGTCCGCAAGCTTTCCCCAGCCGACCGCCTCGTTTCTCCGGCTATGCAGGCTTATGACCGGAATCTAAGCTTCTCGGCGCTGGCAAGGTCGATGGCGGGGGCTCTGCTCTTCGATGTGGCTGAAGATCCCGAAGCCGCCGAGCTTCAGGCTTCCATAGCCGATGCCGGGCTGGAAGCGACGGTTACCATGTATACGGGCATCCCGGCAGGCCATGAGATTCACGAAGCGGTCCTGAAGCATTACCACGAATTAAGTCCGGCTAACGCATTGAAGCGGCTGGACGAATTAAAACAGGCGTAG
- the spoVAD gene encoding stage V sporulation protein AD: protein MKQLGKQTWQFTSRPAIIGASAVVGPEEGEGPLASDFDFVYDSLKMDESTWEKAERRLFEKAARLALINAGIKQEQLEFFVGGDLMNQIISASFAAKKLGTPYLGVFGACSTSMESLAIASMIVDSGGAKYALAGTASHNCTVEKQFRYPTEYGSQKPPTAQYTVTGSGCAIIGLNDGTQTGPFVASATIGKVMDFDIKDPFNMGSAMAPAAADTITAHFRDTGLSPGYYDLIVTGDLASVGLPIAKELLAKEGIPMEQTEFSDCGLMIYDRETQKYVIAGGSGCGCSATVTYGHILKRMKKGQLKRVLVVATGALLSPLTFQQGESIPCIAHAVALESGGEQA, encoded by the coding sequence ATGAAGCAGCTCGGCAAGCAGACGTGGCAGTTCACATCCCGGCCCGCCATAATCGGCGCTTCGGCGGTGGTGGGACCCGAAGAAGGAGAAGGCCCGCTCGCCTCGGATTTCGACTTCGTATACGACAGCCTGAAGATGGACGAAAGCACCTGGGAAAAGGCGGAACGGCGGCTGTTCGAAAAGGCGGCACGATTGGCGCTGATTAATGCGGGGATCAAGCAGGAGCAATTGGAATTTTTCGTTGGCGGCGATCTGATGAACCAGATTATCAGCGCTTCCTTCGCCGCAAAAAAGCTCGGCACTCCGTACCTCGGCGTGTTCGGCGCCTGTTCCACCTCCATGGAAAGTCTGGCGATCGCGTCAATGATCGTGGACTCCGGTGGAGCGAAATATGCGCTTGCCGGAACTGCCAGCCACAACTGCACGGTGGAGAAGCAATTCCGATATCCTACCGAATACGGTTCGCAGAAACCGCCAACAGCGCAGTATACGGTTACTGGCTCAGGCTGCGCGATTATTGGCCTAAACGACGGAACGCAAACCGGGCCGTTCGTCGCTTCCGCAACCATCGGCAAAGTCATGGATTTTGATATAAAGGACCCTTTTAATATGGGCTCCGCGATGGCGCCCGCGGCCGCGGATACGATCACGGCGCATTTTCGCGATACAGGGCTGTCTCCGGGTTATTACGATTTAATCGTGACCGGCGACCTTGCTTCGGTCGGCTTGCCCATCGCCAAGGAACTGCTCGCCAAGGAAGGCATTCCAATGGAGCAGACCGAATTTTCCGACTGCGGCCTGATGATTTACGACCGGGAAACACAGAAATATGTCATTGCGGGGGGGAGCGGCTGCGGCTGTTCGGCTACTGTCACCTACGGACATATCCTGAAGCGCATGAAAAAAGGACAACTGAAGCGGGTCCTTGTCGTTGCGACAGGAGCGCTTCTCTCCCCGCTGACTTTCCAGCAGGGCGAGAGCATCCCTTGCATAGCGCATGCCGTTGCACTGGAGAGCGGAGGTGAACAAGCATGA
- the spoVAE gene encoding stage V sporulation protein AE gives MIFVWAFIVGGLICVVGQLMYDVVKLTPAHTMSTLVVAGAIADAVGIYDPLVKFAGAGASVPITSFGNSLVHGALIELEQVGWIGVVTGIFNITSAGISSAIVFSFLAALLVRPKG, from the coding sequence ATGATTTTTGTTTGGGCGTTTATAGTCGGAGGCCTGATCTGCGTGGTCGGTCAGCTGATGTACGATGTGGTCAAGCTGACTCCGGCGCATACGATGAGCACGCTCGTGGTCGCCGGGGCGATAGCGGACGCGGTCGGAATATACGATCCGCTCGTGAAATTCGCCGGCGCGGGCGCATCGGTGCCGATTACCAGCTTCGGCAACTCGCTGGTGCACGGCGCGCTTATTGAGTTAGAACAGGTTGGCTGGATCGGTGTAGTCACTGGGATATTCAACATTACGAGCGCGGGTATATCCTCGGCGATCGTATTTTCTTTCCTGGCCGCGCTGCTCGTGCGGCCAAAAGGCTGA
- the spoVAC gene encoding stage V sporulation protein AC — MPAKTKRSGVKLQLDSLTPQAYKQMAKKHEPSRPVLKNCFRAFLSGGLICVIGQAIQEMFMANFNMNPREAASPTVAVLILISVILTCFGVYDKLAQWCGAGTAVPVTGFANSMCSAALEYRSEGIVLGMATNMFKLAGSVIVFGVVAAFIIGIVYIFLGHGGGHI; from the coding sequence TTGCCGGCAAAAACCAAACGTTCGGGGGTCAAGCTGCAGCTTGATTCCCTGACACCGCAGGCTTATAAGCAAATGGCTAAAAAGCACGAGCCGTCCAGGCCCGTACTGAAAAACTGCTTTCGCGCTTTCCTGTCAGGCGGGCTTATATGCGTGATCGGACAGGCCATACAGGAAATGTTTATGGCCAACTTCAACATGAATCCCCGGGAGGCGGCCAGCCCGACAGTAGCCGTGCTGATTCTGATCTCCGTCATTCTTACCTGCTTCGGCGTATATGACAAGCTGGCACAGTGGTGCGGCGCCGGAACGGCCGTCCCCGTTACCGGGTTTGCCAACAGCATGTGCTCGGCGGCGCTGGAGTACCGGTCCGAAGGGATTGTGCTGGGCATGGCGACCAACATGTTCAAGCTCGCGGGCTCAGTCATTGTCTTCGGAGTCGTGGCCGCCTTCATTATCGGCATCGTCTACATCTTCTTGGGCCATGGAGGAGGACATATATGA
- a CDS encoding DUF58 domain-containing protein — protein sequence MRRYLSAAAVRLPAKLAGIFAVWCVTLLYVLFQGGKTSFMLFTMVSVLLAYLLAGGFAGVRRARGARTLSGDGDKLDVLHAGGHLRVKLEIALPGFLPLPFIIVREMLKRHNGESWVFEESVVPNFRGRGELKFQTPPLERGRYTFSDTEVASEDIFGLVEHRGTFLAQGQFRVLPRIVHIPRWMLYERNSRLSGPQASLSPSRRETTQINGVRDYVYGDRMSRIHWNATAKTGAWKSKEFEHESLPKTMLILDGTSSAYSSSAQFELAVSTVASLLGYGIRERIGIGMCCLDRNTKVFAPAESGTERQKMVQYLIDINGEGKGPLVPRLEKSSRMFPKGAYFVLISPQTGENVLRTLRWAEGMGMTPCHIQVQNPPGMRRGDWQDELQSHGVIGYKVSALHELPGALGGN from the coding sequence ATGAGACGCTATTTGTCCGCAGCCGCCGTGAGGCTCCCGGCGAAGCTGGCCGGCATCTTCGCGGTTTGGTGTGTTACTCTGTTGTATGTGCTGTTTCAAGGCGGCAAAACGTCGTTTATGCTGTTCACTATGGTTTCGGTGCTGCTGGCGTATTTGCTCGCCGGCGGTTTTGCCGGAGTGCGCAGAGCGCGGGGCGCCCGTACCCTGTCCGGAGATGGAGACAAGCTGGATGTGCTGCATGCGGGCGGGCATCTGCGGGTCAAGCTTGAAATCGCGCTTCCGGGCTTTTTGCCCCTGCCCTTTATCATTGTCCGCGAAATGCTCAAAAGGCATAACGGAGAGTCGTGGGTCTTCGAGGAGAGCGTTGTTCCGAACTTCAGGGGGCGGGGAGAGCTCAAATTCCAGACGCCTCCTTTGGAACGGGGCCGTTATACTTTTTCCGATACGGAGGTTGCCAGCGAGGATATTTTCGGGCTGGTCGAGCACAGAGGAACCTTTCTGGCTCAGGGACAGTTCAGGGTGCTTCCGCGCATCGTCCATATCCCCAGATGGATGCTGTATGAGCGGAATTCCCGTCTTTCCGGACCCCAGGCTTCGCTGTCCCCGTCCCGCCGGGAGACGACGCAAATCAACGGCGTCCGCGATTACGTCTACGGCGACCGCATGAGCCGGATTCACTGGAATGCGACAGCCAAGACGGGAGCATGGAAATCCAAAGAGTTTGAACATGAATCCTTGCCCAAAACGATGCTTATTCTCGACGGAACCTCATCCGCTTATTCCTCATCCGCGCAATTTGAGCTTGCCGTGTCTACGGTGGCTTCGCTTCTCGGCTACGGGATCCGGGAACGGATCGGCATCGGAATGTGCTGCCTCGACAGGAACACCAAAGTGTTCGCTCCCGCCGAAAGCGGGACGGAGAGGCAGAAGATGGTTCAATACCTCATCGATATCAACGGCGAGGGGAAAGGGCCGCTTGTTCCGAGACTGGAAAAGAGCAGCCGGATGTTTCCCAAAGGCGCCTATTTCGTATTGATCAGCCCGCAGACCGGCGAGAATGTGCTGAGAACGCTGCGCTGGGCCGAGGGCATGGGAATGACTCCCTGCCATATTCAAGTCCAGAATCCGCCCGGTATGCGCCGCGGCGACTGGCAGGATGAGCTGCAATCCCACGGCGTCATCGGGTACAAGGTGAGCGCGCTTCATGAGCTGCCGGGCGCGCTGGGAGGGAACTGA
- a CDS encoding AAA family ATPase: MPVRQESMHTVNAVRANLESCILGKTFEIELLLTALLAGGHVLIEDVPGTGKTQLIRALARSISGDYRRIQCNPDILPSDITGVSVYHPRDEMFHFRPGPVMTNILLADEINRATTKTQSALLEVMEERNVTVDGETYELPHPFMLCATQNPIDFEGTYTLPEAQLDRFMLRISLGYPDAATERNLLLTHQEGQPVDRLQPVAGMEQIASIQQEIREVYISEPVLGYLLDIVRGTRGHPLVMLGASPRAALSFMMACKAYAFLQQRDYVLPDDVKSLTPYTLGHRILLRPESRLDSVSSDTLLANLLQSIQVPVTMRQ, translated from the coding sequence ATGCCCGTACGCCAAGAATCGATGCATACCGTAAATGCTGTCCGCGCCAATTTGGAATCCTGTATTCTCGGAAAAACGTTTGAAATAGAGCTGCTGCTGACGGCACTGCTAGCAGGCGGCCATGTCCTGATCGAGGATGTGCCGGGAACGGGCAAAACCCAGCTGATCCGCGCGCTTGCAAGATCCATTTCCGGCGACTACCGGCGGATTCAGTGCAATCCCGACATTCTGCCGAGCGATATTACCGGGGTCTCGGTGTATCATCCCAGGGACGAGATGTTCCACTTCCGTCCGGGGCCGGTAATGACCAATATTTTGCTCGCCGACGAAATTAACCGGGCTACCACGAAGACGCAGTCCGCGCTGCTTGAGGTTATGGAGGAGCGCAATGTGACGGTGGACGGCGAGACCTACGAGCTTCCGCATCCGTTCATGCTGTGCGCCACGCAGAACCCGATTGATTTCGAAGGCACCTACACGCTGCCGGAAGCGCAGCTCGACCGCTTCATGCTGCGGATCAGCCTTGGCTACCCCGATGCGGCCACGGAGAGAAACCTGCTTCTGACCCACCAGGAGGGCCAGCCCGTGGACAGGCTCCAGCCGGTTGCGGGAATGGAGCAGATCGCCTCGATCCAACAGGAAATCCGCGAAGTCTATATCAGCGAGCCGGTTCTCGGCTATCTGCTCGACATCGTCCGCGGAACGAGAGGGCATCCGCTGGTTATGCTCGGGGCAAGCCCCCGCGCCGCGCTGTCTTTTATGATGGCATGCAAAGCCTATGCCTTTCTGCAGCAGCGCGATTATGTGCTGCCGGATGATGTGAAGTCGCTGACGCCTTATACGCTCGGCCACCGCATTCTGCTCCGTCCCGAATCCCGATTGGATAGCGTCAGCTCGGATACTCTGCTCGCCAATCTTCTGCAGAGCATTCAGGTGCCTGTTACGATGAGGCAATAG
- a CDS encoding DinB family protein: MNAEQRKTWNEDHKRLTAMILIPREHKEAVVLLLRQHALLYEGYGDADGSADYGELILKGTREEELRHYPVKSPDTRNSIIWHLWHSARVEDITMNMLVAGTGQVLDKSGMLQSLNIPFSHSGNEMTEAEMAKLSAEISIEGLLAYRRAVGRRTQEIIASLEPGQFRHKVDAGRIMAIREQGAVTERSDWLAEYWSGKTIGGLMLMPATRHNFVHLNKALRIKSKLQRRR; this comes from the coding sequence ATGAACGCGGAACAGCGCAAGACATGGAATGAGGATCACAAACGGTTGACAGCCATGATTCTTATCCCCCGGGAGCATAAGGAAGCGGTCGTACTGCTGCTGAGGCAGCATGCCCTGCTGTATGAGGGCTACGGGGATGCGGACGGTTCTGCGGATTATGGAGAACTGATTCTTAAGGGGACCCGGGAAGAAGAACTGAGGCATTATCCGGTAAAATCCCCCGACACGCGGAATTCCATCATTTGGCATCTGTGGCACAGCGCCAGGGTGGAGGATATCACCATGAACATGCTTGTTGCCGGCACGGGACAGGTCCTGGATAAGAGCGGGATGCTTCAGAGTCTGAATATCCCGTTCTCCCATTCCGGCAACGAAATGACCGAAGCGGAGATGGCCAAGCTGAGCGCGGAAATTTCAATCGAAGGTCTGCTTGCTTACCGGCGGGCCGTCGGGCGGAGAACGCAAGAGATCATAGCTTCGCTTGAGCCGGGACAGTTCAGACATAAAGTAGATGCGGGGCGGATCATGGCTATTCGGGAGCAAGGCGCGGTTACGGAAAGATCGGACTGGCTGGCCGAATACTGGAGCGGCAAAACGATAGGCGGCTTGATGCTGATGCCTGCGACACGGCATAACTTCGTTCATCTTAACAAAGCGCTGCGGATCAAAAGCAAGCTGCAGCGGCGCCGGTAA